DNA sequence from the Methanococcus maripaludis genome:
AAGCCTTGTCAAATTAGTCGAAAAAGCGTCATCAGAAGAAGAAATCGAAAAAATATTAAAAGATGGCGAAGTAGAGGACAAAGTAAAAGTAAAATTAAATCAATTAATGGTAAAAGAACTTGCAGACAAAACCCACGGTTTTGCTGGTGCTGATTTGGCCGCCCTTTCAAAAGAAGCTGCAATGAAAACTTTAAGAAGATTCCTGCCTGACATCGACCTTGAAAAAGAAGAAATTCCTCGAGAAGTACTTGATAAAATTAAAGTAACTAAAGAAGACTTTGTGGGCGGTTTGAAAGAAGTAGAACCTTCTGCATTGAGAGAAGTATTGGTAGAAGTTCCAAATATCAAGTGGAGTGATGTTGGAGGTCTTGAAGATATTAAACAGGATTTAAAAGAAGCTGTTGAATGGCCAATTAAAAATAAAGAAATGTTTGAAAGAATGGGAATAAGGCCCCCAAAGGGAGTTTTACTCTTTGGTCCACCTGGAACTGGAAAAACATTGCTTGCAAAAGCTGTTGCAAATGAAAGTGAAGCAAATTTCATCAGCGTCAAAGGCCCAGAAATATTCAGCAAATGGGTAGGAGAAAGCGAAAAAGCAATCCGTGAAATATTTAGAAAAGCAAGACAAGCTGCTCCAACAGTTATATTCTTTGATGAAATCGATTCAGTCGCTCCAAAAAGAGGAATGGACTTTGGAAGTAGCGGTGTTACTGAAAAAGTTGTAAATCAGCTTTTAACAGAACTTGATGGTCTTGAAGAACCTAAAGATGTAGTGATAATTGCTGCAACAAACAGGCCCGACATATTAGATCAGGCACTTTTAAGGCCTGGAAGACTCGATAGAATTGTATTAGTTCCTATTCCTAATGAAACAGCAAGACTTGAGATATTTAAAGTTCACACTAAAGGAATGCCTATTGGAAAAGACGTGAACCTTGAAAAACTTGCAAAAGAAACTAAAGGATATACTGGTGCAGATATAGAAGCAGTTTGTAGAGAAGCTGCAATGATTGCATTAAGGGAAAATATAAATTCAGAACATGTCGAATCTAGACACTTTGACGGTGCTTTTAAAAGAATTGCACCTTCTGTAAAAGATGAAGATATGGATGAATACAAAGACCTCGCAAAAGAATACGGTCAAAACGCAGGCGTATCCGAGATTGAAAAAGGCCCTGAAAATACCGGATACCACAGATAAATAAAAAAATGATTTAATATCATTTTAATTTTCATTTATTAGTTTTAAAACAATTTTTTTAATGTGTTTAAAGTATTTTGGGTGTATCATATAAACTGAATAAATCTTATTCCAATTTTCACTTGATGACTCATTCTCTCGTAAATCACATAACTGGTAAACTAAGGTTCCAGATTCGTTTTTCCATACTGTAAATTTAATATAATTTTCTTCGTAAGGAGCCTCGAAATCACGATATTTATATTTTTTAAGAATATTTACTGTTTTTTCTTCGTCTTCTGAAAGATTTATTTTTGAAATTTCTTTTTCAAGTATTCTAAAAAGTAAGGTCGTATATAAACAAAATTTTACGTAAACATACGGTTCTTTTACTTTGAAAGAATCTTTTTCGAATCCCAATAATCTTTCTTCGTATTCTTTAAGTAATGATAAAATTGAAATGTTTTCTGAGACATTATCTACAAAATAAGAGTTATTTTTAAATTCCATTTTTGCCACCTGAATTAGTAATAACGTAATATACAAATTTAGTATATTATACTTATGCTAACTCCAAAATTAAACAAGAAATTAACCAATCTCCCAATATATCCATATAATTTTATATATTTGTTTAAATATATTTTGTAGCATGTCAAAACTCAAAATAATACGGGATCCAATCCATAAAGATATCAAACTTAACGAAGAAGAGATATCAATAGTTGATATGCCCGAAATTCAGAGATTGAGAAATATCAAGCAAACCGGACTTACTTGCTTGGTATACCCCAGTGCAAATCATACCCGTTTTGAGCATTCTATAGGTACAATGCACGTTGCAGGCGAAATTGCCAAAAATTTAGAAAATATTGACAAAAATTTAACTAAAATCGTTGCATTACTCCACGATATCGGTCACCCTCCTTTTTCACATACT
Encoded proteins:
- a CDS encoding CDC48 family AAA ATPase, which produces MVDLMVAEAYQGDVGKGIVRIDPLTMEKLSLKAGDAIEIAGKEKTYATVWRGYLEDQGKGIIRMDGILRQNTKAGIGDKVKITVVEVKEAKKITLAPMQAVRFSTGFESYVGSRLVEQVVDKGSKVVIGVLGTAFPFIVTGTTPKGPVKINEYTQIELKTEPVTELKETKVPNVTYEDIGGLKEEVKKIREMVELPMRYPELFDKLGIEPPKGVLLAGPPGTGKTLLAKAVANEAGANFYTINGPEIMSKYVGETEENLRKIFEEAEENSPSIIFIDEIDAVAPKRDEASGEVERRMVAQLLTLMDGLESRGQLVILAATNRPDSIDMALRRPGRLDREITIGIPDRHGRNEILQIHTRNMPLQPDYEKSDVISILNELVGEYDRSKIESLVKLVEKASSEEEIEKILKDGEVEDKVKVKLNQLMVKELADKTHGFAGADLAALSKEAAMKTLRRFLPDIDLEKEEIPREVLDKIKVTKEDFVGGLKEVEPSALREVLVEVPNIKWSDVGGLEDIKQDLKEAVEWPIKNKEMFERMGIRPPKGVLLFGPPGTGKTLLAKAVANESEANFISVKGPEIFSKWVGESEKAIREIFRKARQAAPTVIFFDEIDSVAPKRGMDFGSSGVTEKVVNQLLTELDGLEEPKDVVIIAATNRPDILDQALLRPGRLDRIVLVPIPNETARLEIFKVHTKGMPIGKDVNLEKLAKETKGYTGADIEAVCREAAMIALRENINSEHVESRHFDGAFKRIAPSVKDEDMDEYKDLAKEYGQNAGVSEIEKGPENTGYHR